CGGCCGCCGCCGTCGCCCACCGGTGGGGCCTGGTCGGGAGCGACGTCCGCGTGCACATGCCCGGCGGCACCGCCCACGTCACCCTCACCGAGCGCACGATCCTGCTCGGGGGCCCCACGTCGTCGATCGGGCTGGTCGAGTACCCGTGGCCGGTCCCCGAGCCGGCCGCGTGAGCGAGGGATGCCCGATAATCGCGTGGGGCGGGCCCTGCTCGCGCGGTAGGCAGGTGTCGTCATGGCACTGATCGACCGGTCCATCCGGGAGAAGATCGTCCTCGTCGGTGTCCAGCTGCCCGGCGAGAGCGAGGAGTCCGTCGAGTCGTCGCTCGACGAGCTCGCGCTGCTCGTGGACACGGCGGGCGCCGACGTCCTGGCCCGCACCACCCAGCGCCGTGACGCCCCCGATCCGGCGTACTACGTGGGCAAGGGCAAGGTCGACGAGCTGCGGGAGATCTCCCTCGAGGTCGACTCGGACACCGTCGTGTTCGACGACGAGCTGACGCCGGCGCAGCAGTACAACCTCGAGAAGGTGCTCGGACGCACCGCCATCGATCGCACCGCGGTGATCCTCGACATCTTCGCCCAGAACGCCCACAGCCAGGAGGGCAAGGCCCAGGTCGAGCTGGCCCAGCTCCGCTACCGCCTGCCGCGGCTGCGGGGACGAGGCAGTCAGCTGAGCCAGCAGGGCGGTGGTCTGCTCGGCAACCGTGGCCCGGGCGAGACCCAGCTCGAGGTGGACCGACGCCGCCTCGTGCGGCGCATCCACAAGCTCGAGGCCGAGCTGCGCACGATCGCCGGGCACCGGGCCACCCAGCGCAAGGCCCGCAAGCGCTCGAAGGTGCCCACGGTCGCGGTCGTCGGGTACACGAACGCCGGCAAGTCCACGCTGCTCAACCGGCTCACCGACGCCGGGGTGCTGGTCGAGGACCGGCTCTTCGCCACCCTCGACGCCACCACCCGGCGCCTCGAGCTCCCCGGTGGCCGCAACGTGCTGCTCACCGACACCGTCGGGTTCGTGCAGAAGCTGCCCCACCAACTGGTCGAGGCCTTCAAATCCACCCTCGAGGTGGTGGCCGAGGCCGACCTCCTGCTCCACGTCGTGGACGCCTCGGCTTTCGACCCCGATGCTCAGATCGAGGCCGTGCGGTCGGTGCTCGTCGAGATCGGCGCCGGCGACGTGCCGGAGCTGCTCGTGTGGAACAAGGCCGACCGCACGCCCGAGGCCGCCCGTCGGGCGGGGCGCTCGACCGGATCGGTGGCGGTGTCCGCCCTGACGGGCGACGGCATCGACGACCTGCTCGCCGTGCTCGGCGATCGGCTCGCCGGATCGACGTCCACCGTCGAGCTGCTGGTGCCGTTCGAGCGGGGCGATGTCCTCGCACAGGTGCACCGCGAGGGCGAGGTGGTCGAGGAACGGGCCACCGAGGGCGGCATGGCCGTGCGCGCCCGGCTCGACGAGACCGCGGTGGGGCACCTCACCCCCTACGTTGTGGCTCCGTGAGTGAACCGACGGGTTTCGAGCCGCCGCCCTACCCCTACGACCGCCTCGACGACCTGAAGGCGCTGGCCGATCGCCACGAGGGCGGCTGCATCGACCTCTCCATCGGCACCCCGTGCGATCCGCCGCCGGCCGCGGTCGTGGAGGCACTCGCCACCTCGGGCGCCGAGCGCGGCTATCCCGCCTCGGTGGGCACTCCGGCCTTTCGTGAGGCGGCTACCGGGTGGATGGCGCGTCGTCTCGGCGTGAGCGTCGCTCCGGAGCACGTCGGCGCCTGCGTCGGTTCGAAGGAGCTGGTGACCGGCCTCCCACAGTGGCTGCATCTACGCCGTCCCGACCTCGACACGGTGCTGTACCCGGCCATCAGCTATCCCAGCTACGCCATGGGTGCCACGCTCGCAGGCTGTCGGGCCGTGGCCGTGCCCGTCGACGACCAGTGGCGCCTCGACGTGTCGGCCATCGACCCCGCCGACGCCGCCCGCGCCCTGTGCCTCTGGTCCAACACCCCGGGCAATCCCGCCGGCGGCCTCGACGACCTTGCCGCGATCGCCGCCTGGGGTCGTGCCGCGGGCGTCCCCGTGTTCAGTGACGAGTGCTATGCCGAGTTCACCTGGGACGGCGCGCCCCGGACCATCCTCAGCGAGGGTCTCGACGGGGTGGTGGCCGTGCACTCCCTGTCCAAGCGCTCCAACCTCGCCGGCGCCCGCCTGGGCTTCTACGCCGGTGACCCGGACCTCGTGCACTACCTGCGGGAGGTCCGCAAGCATGCCGGCTTCATGCCGCCCGGGCCGGTGCAGGCCGCCGGCGCGGTCGCCTACGGCGACGACGCCCATGTCGACGAGCAGCGCGCCCGCTACCGACGCCGGCTCGAACGGACCGCCGAGGTGCTGGCGGCCGTCGGCCTCGATGCCCCGCTGCCCGGGGGAGCGTTCTACCTGTGGGTCCCGGCCCCCGACGGTGACGCCTGGGCGCTGGCGGCCCGGCTGGCCTCCGACGCCGGCGTCCTGGTGAGCCCCGGCGAGTTCTACGGCGAGGCCGGTGCCGGACACGTCCGCCTGGCCATGGTCCAGCCCGACGAGCAGATCGAGTTGATGGCCCGGCGCCTCGGGGTGGCGTGACCGCCACGCTCGGCGAGGTCCGACCCCGGGCCTGGTGGTACGGGGTCGGGGGTGGCCTGATCGGTCACCGCCGACCGACCGTCCCTCGCCGCCCGAAGGCGGATAGCCCGTCCAACGGACGTGCGCCTAGGGTGCGACCATGGCTGACCTGAAGGACCAGATCGAAGACCTCTTCGCCCGTCGCGGCGATCTCGACCCACGCGATGGCGACGCCCGCGCCGTCGTCGACGCCGCCATCGACCTGCTCGACAAGGGTGAGGCCCGGGTCGCCGAGTACGGGCCCGACGGCGAGGTCGTCGTCCACCAATGGCTCAAGCAGGCCATCCTCCTGCTCTTCACCCTGACCCAGATGGAGACCATCGAGCTCGGTCCCTTCGAGTACGCCGACAAGATCGCCCTCAAGAGCGACTACCAGGCGCAAGGGGTGCGGGTGGTCCCGGGCGCGTCCGCGCGGGTGGGGTCGTTCCTCGACCGCGGGGTCGTGATGATGCCGAGCTACGTGAACATCGGGGCCCGGGTGGGCGCCAACACCATGGTCGACACCTGGGCCACGGTCGGTTCGTGCGCCCAGATCGGCGCCAACGTGCACCTGTCCGGCGGCGTCGGCATCGGCGGGGTGCTCGAGCCGCCGCAGGCCTCTCCGGTCATGGTGGGCGACGAGTGCCTCATCGGCAGCCGCTGCATCGTCGCCGACGGCGCCCGCGTGGGCGACGGCACCGTCCTGGGCGCCGGCTGCGTCCTCACGAGCTCCATCCCGGTGATCGACGCCGAGACGGGCGAGGAGATCAGCCGGGGCGTCGTGCCGTCGTGGTGTGTCGCGGTCAGTGCCACCCGCCCCCGCAGCTTCGCCGGCGGCGAGTTCGGCCTCCCCTGCGTGCTGGTCATCAAGCGCCTGGCCGAGGGCGAGCGCCACGACAAGGGCAAGCTCAACGACGTGCTCCGCAGCCACGGCCTCGCCACGTGAGCCTGTCCCCGGCGCCGGCCGCACCCACGGCCGCCCTGCGCCTGGTCGACGCCACCTGGGCGCTGCCGTCCCGGAGGCGACCCGAAGCGCCGATCCACGGGCGGCTCGGTTGATGAGGAAGCCGACGCCTCCGCACGACCTGCTCGCCCTCACCGCCGAGCTGGTCGATATCCCGTCCGAGAGCCGTGACGAGGCCGCCATCACCGCCCACCTCGAGACGGCGCTGCGGTCGCTGCGTCACCTCCAGGTGGATCGGGTCGGCGACAACCTCGTGGCGCGGACACAGCTGGGCCGGCCCTACCGCCTCGTCCTGGCCGGCCACACCGACACGGTCCCCGCCGCGGGCAACGAGCGGGCCCGCATCGAAGGCGACACCCTCTGGGGGCTCGGGGCCTCCGACATGAAGGGCGGCCTCGCGGTGATGCTCGAACTGGCCCGTACCATGCCCGCCCCCGCGGTCGACGTGACCTACGTCTTCTACGCCCGGGAGGAGATCGACTCGGCGTCGAGTGGCCTGGGCGAGCTTTTCGCGACCCGCCCGGACCTGCTGGCCGGCGACGCCGCCGTCCTCGGCGAGCCCACCGCCGCGGCCATCGAGGCAGGCTGCCAGGGCACGATGCATCTGCGCGTCGAGCTGGCCGGCCAGCGGTCCCACAGCGCCCGGCCCTGGATGGGGCGCAACGCCGTGCACCGCCTGGGGGCCCTGCTGGCGCTGGTCGAATCCCGGCCCGAGCGGCGACCGGTGCTGGCCGGCTGTGAGTACCGCGAGGCCCTCCAGGCGGTCCACGTCGAGGGCGGAGTGGCCCGCAACGTCGTCCCCGACCATGCCGTGGTCGTCCTCAACCATCGCTTCGCCCCCGACCGCACCCCCGACGAGGCCGAGGCCTCCGTCCGTGAGCTGCTCGCGCCCGTGCTCGACGACGGCGACCGCTTCGAGCGCCTCGAGGTGGCCGACGGCGCCCCACCCGGCCTCGACCACCCCCTGCTCGCCTGCCTGGCCGGCCGCCACGACCTCGAGATTCGGGCCAAGCTCGGCTGGACCGACGTGGCCCGCTTCGCCGCCGCCGGCATCCCGGCGGTGAACCTCGGCCCCGGCGACTCGACCTTCGCCCACCGCGCCGACGAGCACATCGAACGCGACTACCTCGACGCCACCTGGTTCGTCCTCGCCGACCTACTTCAATCCGGCGTGTGACCCGCGGGTGAACTGAAGAGGGCCGGCCTTGCGGCCGGCCCTGCTTCGCGTGCCCGATGGTGCGTGACTACAGCTTGGCGAGGGCCTCGGTGTAGCGGTCGGCCTCGCGGGCGGTGCCCAGGCTGTCGGTCTCGAAGGCGTCGACGATGGTGCCGTCCTGGCCGATCAGGAAGGTGGCGCGGTTGGCGCAACCCACGGCCTCGTTGAACACGCCGTAGGCCTGGGCCACGGCGCCGTGGGGCCAGAAGTCCGAGAGGACCGGGAAGGTGTAGCCCTGCTGCTCGGCCCAGACCTTCTGCGAGTTCTTCGAGTCGCAGGACACTGCGAGCACGGCCACGCCGGCGTCGGTGTACTGCGAGTGATCGTCGCGGAGGCGGCAGAGCTCGCCCTCGCAGATGCCGGTGAAGGTGAACGGGTAGAAGACCAGGGCGACGGCCTGCTTGCCCTGGAAGTCGGAGAGCCTGACCTTGTCGCCGTTCTGGTCGGGCAGTTCGAAGTCGGGGGCGGCGGTGCCGGGGGCGAGGGCCATTGGTGGGATGTCTCCTGGGGTCGGACGGATAGGTCGCGGATGCTGAACGCCGAAGTGTACGAGCGCCGATCGTGTCCAAACCCCGTCGAGCCCCGATCGGTTCACGAACGAAGCAGGCGCAGCCAGGGTCGCTCCGCAGGGCTCGCGCCACGAGCGGGGCGCCCGCCCCCGATGACGAGTGCGGGCCGGCTCGCCGCCAGGGGAGGGCCGGAGGCGGAGGGGTGGCGCCGCTC
The genomic region above belongs to Acidimicrobiales bacterium and contains:
- a CDS encoding aminotransferase class I/II-fold pyridoxal phosphate-dependent enzyme is translated as MSEPTGFEPPPYPYDRLDDLKALADRHEGGCIDLSIGTPCDPPPAAVVEALATSGAERGYPASVGTPAFREAATGWMARRLGVSVAPEHVGACVGSKELVTGLPQWLHLRRPDLDTVLYPAISYPSYAMGATLAGCRAVAVPVDDQWRLDVSAIDPADAARALCLWSNTPGNPAGGLDDLAAIAAWGRAAGVPVFSDECYAEFTWDGAPRTILSEGLDGVVAVHSLSKRSNLAGARLGFYAGDPDLVHYLREVRKHAGFMPPGPVQAAGAVAYGDDAHVDEQRARYRRRLERTAEVLAAVGLDAPLPGGAFYLWVPAPDGDAWALAARLASDAGVLVSPGEFYGEAGAGHVRLAMVQPDEQIELMARRLGVA
- a CDS encoding peroxiredoxin codes for the protein MALAPGTAAPDFELPDQNGDKVRLSDFQGKQAVALVFYPFTFTGICEGELCRLRDDHSQYTDAGVAVLAVSCDSKNSQKVWAEQQGYTFPVLSDFWPHGAVAQAYGVFNEAVGCANRATFLIGQDGTIVDAFETDSLGTAREADRYTEALAKL
- a CDS encoding succinyl-diaminopimelate desuccinylase; this translates as MRKPTPPHDLLALTAELVDIPSESRDEAAITAHLETALRSLRHLQVDRVGDNLVARTQLGRPYRLVLAGHTDTVPAAGNERARIEGDTLWGLGASDMKGGLAVMLELARTMPAPAVDVTYVFYAREEIDSASSGLGELFATRPDLLAGDAAVLGEPTAAAIEAGCQGTMHLRVELAGQRSHSARPWMGRNAVHRLGALLALVESRPERRPVLAGCEYREALQAVHVEGGVARNVVPDHAVVVLNHRFAPDRTPDEAEASVRELLAPVLDDGDRFERLEVADGAPPGLDHPLLACLAGRHDLEIRAKLGWTDVARFAAAGIPAVNLGPGDSTFAHRADEHIERDYLDATWFVLADLLQSGV
- the hflX gene encoding GTPase HflX; the protein is MALIDRSIREKIVLVGVQLPGESEESVESSLDELALLVDTAGADVLARTTQRRDAPDPAYYVGKGKVDELREISLEVDSDTVVFDDELTPAQQYNLEKVLGRTAIDRTAVILDIFAQNAHSQEGKAQVELAQLRYRLPRLRGRGSQLSQQGGGLLGNRGPGETQLEVDRRRLVRRIHKLEAELRTIAGHRATQRKARKRSKVPTVAVVGYTNAGKSTLLNRLTDAGVLVEDRLFATLDATTRRLELPGGRNVLLTDTVGFVQKLPHQLVEAFKSTLEVVAEADLLLHVVDASAFDPDAQIEAVRSVLVEIGAGDVPELLVWNKADRTPEAARRAGRSTGSVAVSALTGDGIDDLLAVLGDRLAGSTSTVELLVPFERGDVLAQVHREGEVVEERATEGGMAVRARLDETAVGHLTPYVVAP
- a CDS encoding 2,3,4,5-tetrahydropyridine-2,6-dicarboxylate N-succinyltransferase — protein: MADLKDQIEDLFARRGDLDPRDGDARAVVDAAIDLLDKGEARVAEYGPDGEVVVHQWLKQAILLLFTLTQMETIELGPFEYADKIALKSDYQAQGVRVVPGASARVGSFLDRGVVMMPSYVNIGARVGANTMVDTWATVGSCAQIGANVHLSGGVGIGGVLEPPQASPVMVGDECLIGSRCIVADGARVGDGTVLGAGCVLTSSIPVIDAETGEEISRGVVPSWCVAVSATRPRSFAGGEFGLPCVLVIKRLAEGERHDKGKLNDVLRSHGLAT